One genomic window of Hyperolius riggenbachi isolate aHypRig1 chromosome 7, aHypRig1.pri, whole genome shotgun sequence includes the following:
- the LOC137525517 gene encoding uncharacterized protein, with amino-acid sequence MESATITDTLQATENTGKSSLTQMEESDETAVLEGPREPENTGKSSLTQMEESNERAVLEDPGDPENTGKSSLTRMEESAEMEELEGPGDKDKKISDSWEEIEKLTDDEISASAGKSSGSLVIRGSGSSVKIQIDTNTEIEKKETDKQGGQTELSGRTTVNQTGSDADDTPDYLPASRQQSDVLKSSHSFLWSGLAWASEKASSLHSWISSK; translated from the exons ATGGAGTCAGCCACCATAACAGACACCCTACAAGCTACAGAAAATACAGGGAAATCTTCACTGACACAGATGGAGGAGTCTGATGAGACAGCGGTGCTGGAGGGTCCCAGGGAACCAGAAAATACAGGGAAATCTTCACTGACACAGATGGAGGAGTCTAATGAGAGAGCGGTGCTGGAGGATCCCGGGGACCCAGAAAATACAGGGAAATCTTCACTGACGCGGATGGAGGAGTCTGCTGAGATGGAGGAGCTGGAGggtcccggggacaaagacaagaAAATATCAGACTCTTGGGAAGAAATAGAGAAACTGACAGATGATGAAATATCAGCAAGTGCAGGAAAATCAAGTGGATCATTAGTAATACGAGGCAGCGGATCGTCAGTGAAGATTCAAATAGACACAAACACAGAGATAGAGAAGAAAGAGACAGACAAGCAAGGGGGACAAACTGAATTATCTGGAAGGACAACAGTTAATCAAACAGGTTCCGATGCTGACGACACACCGGATTATCTGCCAGCAAG CAGACAACAATCAGATGTTTTAAAATCATCTCACAGCTTTTTGTGGTCAGGACTGGCATGGGCTTCAGAAAAGGCTTCTTCACTCCATAGTTGGATTTCTTCAAA